The genome window TCCTGTCCCCACAGTTTCTCCAGGAGAAATACTGGTCAGGATGGAGGCATGCGGTATCTGTGGTACAGATACGATGGAGTGGTACAGGATAAAAAAAGCGCCTCGCGTGCTTGGTCATGAGATGGCCGGTGAAATTGTAGAAGTTGGAGAGGGCGTAGATGGATTTAAGAGGGGCGACCGGGTATTTGTATCGCATCATGTTCCATGCTATCAATGCAATTATTGCGTCGCCGGCAATCACACAGCGTGCGAGCTGCTACATACCGGCAATTATGAACCCGGGGGATTTTCTGAGTTTATAAGGGTCCCTGCAGAAAACGTAAAATACGGCACACTTCTCCTTCCCCCCGAAATTACATATTCCGATGCAACCATGATTGAGCCACTAGGCTGTGTCATCAGAGGCCAAAGGATTGTTAACCTGGGAAAAGACCAGTCTGTTTTAATAATAGGCTCAGGAATCTCAGGTCTTTTGCATATTCAGCTTGCTAAACTTAAAGGTGCAAGAGTCATAGCAACCGATATCAATGAATACAGGTTGGGAAAGGCAATGGAGTTTGGCGCTGATCATGCAATCAACGCCGACAAATACTCTATAGATGAATTAAAAACCATTAATGGCGGCAGGTTGGCCGACATTGTTATAGTCTGCGCAGGCGCAGAAAAAGCAGTTATCGATGCCTTTTCTTCTATTGATAGAAACGGAAAAATATTATTTTTTGCCATACCCAGCACAGATATGGCGCTTCCATTTACAAGGTTTTGGAGAGATGAAGTAACGGTAACGTTTTCATACGGCGCAGCCCCAGAAGACCTTAAAGAGGCGCTTAAGTTAATCAAAAGCGGCAAGATAAATGCAAGGAAGATGGTGACACACAAAATTCCCCTTTCTGAGATAGTAAAAGGGTTCAAGTTAGCGCTGAGCGGAAAAGACTCTCTTAAGGTTGTAATAATTCCCGATAATTAACACCCTGATACACCCCTCTGTACATTCACCTTTAATTAAGGCTGTTATATCTATCTACCTGAGCATTTACTGCACGGCGCTTTGCCTCGTAGACGTCACGTTGAGCCTGGTATGCACCTACTTTTTTATTATAAGCCGCAACCTTTGCGTTGTAAGTCTCAACCATACTATTATACTTTGCAATCGCACCCTCATCGTAAGTTGCTTTCGCTTCTGCTTCTAACTGCTTAAGATTGCCATTAAGCTGACCCAACTCTGCCTTCAAAAATTCCAGCTCAGAATAAGAGGCATCAAGCTGCTTTTTCAGCTGATCTAACTCTGCTTTCCCGCCATTTATCTGCGAGAGCAACTTGCTTAGATACGCTGCCCTGCTTGAGTCTACTTCCATTGAGAAGTCTATATTTACCGAGGTGCCCCAATATTTATACATGTAAATATCTGAGCCACCCAGCACCTCGTCGTTTCGCACATCGGTCAGGTAGACATAAAGCGGCCTTAGCCTGTCAAAACTTGCGGCTTTTGTATCTCCCCATGTGGGGTCGAAAGGAACCCAGCCATACGGCCTTATATAGGCCTCGGCCCAAGCGTGGCCTTTTGATATTTTCTTATGGCCAGTCGGTGCATTTCCTCCCGTCGGGACTCCCTGCTGCTCTGAAGGCAAACCTCCCTCGGTAGGGATGCCACCCACGTATTTTGCGGGGATTCCCTTTGCCCTGCAGAGCGCCACAAAGACATCGGCATATTCAACACAGACGCCCTTTTTTGCCAGGATTGCGGCAGATGCACCTAGCGTTCTTCCGTTTGCCGCATTTGCCTTTTCATAATCGTAGGAGAGGGTTTGTAAATCAAAATCATAGATATTTCTTACAATACTAATATCGTCTTGCCCTTGTATTTGCTCCGAAGCGGCTTTTATAACTGGGTTGCTCAAGTCGATATACTCCTCCTCTTTTAAGTACATCTCGCCAGCCGAATCCGTAGAAGCAGAGCCGCTTGGATTACTTTTTGCAGTGGAAAGGTCGTACCTAAAGAGCTTTATTCGCGACTCAATACGAATATCAACAGTATCTTTGAGGTCATCGATAATAAATTCAGCGTACCTGTTATTCCCCAAATCAAACACTCTGGAAGGCTTTACGGAAAATTGCGTACTTAAAACTTGTTGCTTGCTCTCTAACGTTTTTGGTATTAAGGTGACTAACACAAACTTTGGCTTCATTCCAAGGCCAAGCCGATTGACAATACTTGGATTTTCCTTTAAGGGCACGACCCTATAATTAACTGCCAGAGTTATAAGGTCAGTGTTAGCCGCCTGTGCAGGATCGAAAGTGCCCGGGTCATTTGATTGCTCGCTAGCCAAGTCAACTAGCTTTGGAATTCCCCGGCCCGGAAAGTTATGTTTAAGCACATCCTCTTCTTGGGCCACTGAGGTTATCGGTTTCAGCACTTCTTTAGCCTGAGTGGATATACTTTGCATGCCATTAGGTGAACAACTGACGGTAAACAATAACATCCCAGCAGCAACAGCAATCGCCGTAACCTTGCCAGGAGCAGCATTAACTTTAAGCAGCATACTGCGAAAAAGTTGATAAACAGTAGTTTTAATATTAAGAGGCCTCATGGAAATTAGTATATCATTATCTAGACTGACTATGCCTATTAATCTTTAGTATTGCTTGTCGTAGTTCGGCCACTGCGCAAATGCGATATATAGCAGACCGACAATGTTAACTACCGGAAAAAATTGTGTTACTGCTATTACCGGTGGCAGGCCTACCCTCGAAGATATCTTCCATACTGCCACTGCCGGTAGTACTATTAGCATAAGTATTAAGATAACTTCAACCAAGCCTATACCTGCCATTAGCTCCCCCTTTGTCACAAATAACGCATTTATGGTATGTGAATACCTATTTTCTAATTCGCTAATTATACAGATACTCCCTGCTAATATCTATGTTTAATTGGTAAATAGGCTAACGATTACCCAACAACATCAAAATCGTGGCCTATACCACCCCGCTTGGCTTTCTCAAAAAGAATTTTTGCTGTTGCAATATCCTGAATGGCAAGTCCGGTCGAGTCGAAAACAGTTATTTCATCGCCCGTTCTGCCTTTTTTGACACCCGTTATTATTTCGCCCAGCGTAGAGTAAATATCGCTTGCAGAAAACTGCCCTCTCTTTACCGCCATATTGATTTCGCCGCTATGTACAGCCTGCGCTATATCATCAACAATAACCCTGGCCTCTTTTAATATTCTCGGGTCTAATTCTTGCTTTCCGGGTGCGTCGGCACCAATTGCATTGATATGGGCACCAGGTTTTATCCACTCCCGTCTGACGATAAACTCCCGTGCAGGAGTGGTCGTGCAGACTATGTCGCAAGCTGCGGCTTCTTCAATCTCCGCCTTTACTATCGGCTGATTCTTAAAACTTTCCTTTAACAACTCAACCTCATCATCACGCAAGCTCCAGGCGTATATT of Bacillota bacterium contains these proteins:
- a CDS encoding zinc-dependent dehydrogenase, with product MKVAVYYNNNDIRIEERPVPTVSPGEILVRMEACGICGTDTMEWYRIKKAPRVLGHEMAGEIVEVGEGVDGFKRGDRVFVSHHVPCYQCNYCVAGNHTACELLHTGNYEPGGFSEFIRVPAENVKYGTLLLPPEITYSDATMIEPLGCVIRGQRIVNLGKDQSVLIIGSGISGLLHIQLAKLKGARVIATDINEYRLGKAMEFGADHAINADKYSIDELKTINGGRLADIVIVCAGAEKAVIDAFSSIDRNGKILFFAIPSTDMALPFTRFWRDEVTVTFSYGAAPEDLKEALKLIKSGKINARKMVTHKIPLSEIVKGFKLALSGKDSLKVVIIPDN
- the ala gene encoding alanine dehydrogenase, with the translated sequence MKTRLLTASDISKIINMPDVLEAVETAFREYGLGKATMPPKLYLDLKQYNGDFRAMPAFVNNTAGLKWVSVYPDNPGKGLPTVMAMLALNDPETGFPLAIMDATQITNFRTGAAGGVAAKYLARADSKTLGLVGAGAQAKAQLTALLNIFAFDKIYAWSLRDDEVELLKESFKNQPIVKAEIEEAAACDIVCTTTPAREFIVRREWIKPGAHINAIGADAPGKQELDPRILKEARVIVDDIAQAVHSGEINMAVKRGQFSASDIYSTLGEIITGVKKGRTGDEITVFDSTGLAIQDIATAKILFEKAKRGGIGHDFDVVG